The following proteins come from a genomic window of Metarhizium brunneum chromosome 2, complete sequence:
- the aga-1 gene encoding Arginase: MNTDIVQSRFLSNPQDLGVVAVGFSKGQPKAGVDAGPEALIDSGLLTQIREELGYKLHGDTKVQKYEELISTTDADHRGMKNPLTTSAVNRKISQEVYEHAKEGRLVLTLGGDHSVAIGTVTGSAKAIRERLNREIALIWVDAHADINTPEVSDSGNIHGMPVAFASGLAKDDKEEYFGWIKEDMLLNIKKLVYIGLRDVDKAEKQTLRENGIKAFSMFDVDRYGIGRVVEMALAYIGADTPIHLSFDVDALDPMWAPSTGTPVRGGLTLREGDYICEAVHQTGSLVAIDLVEVNPSLAATEAGAQETVRAGCSLVRCALGETLL; encoded by the exons ATGAATACCGATATTGTCCAGAGCCGTTTCCTTTCCAACCCGCAAGACCTCGGTGTCGTTGCGGTTGGCTTCTCCAAGGGTCAG CCCAAAGCTGGTGTCGACGCTGGCCCCGAAGCTCTCATCGACTCCGGCCTCCTTACCCAGATCAGGGAGGAGCTTGGCTACAAACTGCATGGTGACACCAAGGTCCAAAAGTACGAGGAGCTGATTTCCACCACCGACGCCGATCACCGTGGCATGAAGAACCCTCTTACCACGTCGGCCGTCAACCGCAAGATCTCCCAGGAGGTCTACGAGCACGCCAAGGAGGGACGTCTCGTCCTGACTCTTGGTGGTGACCACAGCGTTGCCATTGGCACTGTCACTGGCAGCGCCAAGGCTATTCGCGAGCGTCTGAACCGAGAGATTGCCCTCATCTGGGTTGATGCTCACGCCGACATCAACACCCCCGAGGTCAGCGACAGTGGCAACATCCACGGCATGCCTGTTGCTTTTGCCTCTGGCCTGGCCAAAGACGACAAGGAGGAGTACTTTGGCTGGATCAAGGAGGACATGCTACTCAATATTAAGAAGCTTGTCTACATTGGCCTTCGCGAtgtcgacaaggccgagaagcAAACTCTTCGTGaaaacggcatcaaggctTTCAGCATGTTCGACGTTGACCG CTACGGTATCGGCCGCGTCGTCGAGATGGCTCTTGCCTACATTGGTGCCGACACCCCAATCCACCTGTccttcgacgtcgacgccctcgaccCCATGTGGGCCCCCAGCACTGGCACTCCCGTGCGCGGCGGTCTGACTCTCCGCGAGGGCGACTACATTTGCGAAGCGGTACACCAGACTGGCTCCCTGGTAGCCattgatcttgtcgaggtCAACCCCAGCTTAGCCGCCACCGAGGCTGGTGCCCAGGAGACTGTCCGAGCTGGCTGCTCCCTAGTGCGCTGTGCCCTTGGCGAGACGCTTTTGTAA